One genomic window of Streptococcus mitis includes the following:
- a CDS encoding metal ABC transporter permease, with translation MIAEFIDGLQKFHFLQNALITAIVVGVVAGAVGCFIILRGMSLMGDAISHAVLPGVALSFILGVDFFIGAIVFGLLAAIIITYIKGNSIIKSDTAIGITFSSFLALGIILISVAKSSTDLFHILFGNILAVQDTDMFITMGVGAVILLLIWIFFKQLLITSFDELLAKAMGMPVNFYHYLLMILLTLVSVTAMQSVGTILIVAMLITPAATAYLYANSLKSMIFLSSTFGATASVLGLFIGYSLNLAAGSSIVLTAASFFLISFFISPKQRYLKLKNKHLLK, from the coding sequence ATGATTGCAGAATTTATCGATGGATTGCAAAAATTCCATTTCCTACAAAATGCCTTGATAACAGCTATTGTCGTCGGGGTCGTAGCTGGAGCTGTGGGATGTTTCATCATTCTACGTGGGATGTCACTCATGGGAGATGCTATTTCACATGCTGTCTTACCAGGTGTAGCCCTCTCCTTCATCTTAGGCGTTGACTTCTTTATCGGAGCCATTGTCTTTGGATTGCTAGCTGCTATCATCATTACCTACATCAAGGGGAACTCGATTATCAAAAGCGATACCGCCATCGGCATTACCTTTTCTTCTTTCTTAGCCCTCGGTATCATCTTGATTAGTGTCGCTAAAAGTTCAACTGACCTTTTCCATATCCTTTTTGGTAATATTCTAGCCGTCCAAGATACGGATATGTTTATCACTATGGGCGTAGGGGCGGTCATTCTCTTGTTAATCTGGATTTTCTTCAAGCAACTCTTGATAACTTCCTTTGATGAACTTCTGGCTAAAGCCATGGGAATGCCTGTCAATTTCTATCACTACCTCCTCATGATACTCCTGACTCTCGTGTCTGTGACAGCCATGCAAAGTGTTGGAACTATCCTGATTGTAGCCATGCTGATTACCCCAGCTGCAACTGCTTATCTGTATGCTAATAGCCTGAAAAGTATGATTTTCCTTTCCTCAACCTTTGGAGCTACAGCTTCAGTTTTGGGACTCTTTATTGGCTATAGTTTAAACTTAGCAGCTGGTTCTAGCATCGTACTTACAGCTGCTAGCTTCTTCTTAATCAGTTTCTTTATCTCTCCTAAACAACGATATTTGAAACTGAAAAATAAACATTTGTTAAAATAA
- the psaA gene encoding metal ABC transporter substrate-binding lipoprotein/adhesin PsaA codes for MKKLGTLLVLFLSVIALVACASGKKDAASGQKLKVVATNSIIADITKNIAGDKIDLHSIVPIGQDPHEYEPLPEDVKKTSEADLIFYNGINLETGGNAWFSKLVENAKKTENKDYFAVSEGVDVIYLEGKNEKGKEDPHAWLNLENGIIFAKNIAKQLSAKDPNNKEFYEKNLKEYTDKLDKLDKESKDKFNNIPAEKKLIVTSEGAFKYFSKAYGVPSAYIWEINTEEEGTPEQIKTLVEKLRQTKVPSLFVESSVDDRPMKTVSQDTNIPIYAQIFTDSIAEQGKEGDSYYNMMKYNLDKIAEGLAK; via the coding sequence ATGAAAAAATTAGGTACATTACTCGTTCTCTTTCTTTCCGTTATTGCTCTTGTAGCATGTGCTAGCGGAAAAAAAGATGCAGCTTCTGGTCAAAAACTAAAAGTTGTTGCTACAAACTCAATCATCGCTGATATTACTAAAAATATTGCTGGTGACAAGATTGATCTTCACAGTATCGTTCCGATTGGACAAGACCCACACGAATACGAACCACTCCCTGAAGATGTTAAGAAAACTTCTGAGGCTGACCTCATTTTCTATAACGGTATCAACCTTGAAACAGGTGGCAATGCTTGGTTTAGCAAATTGGTAGAAAATGCTAAGAAAACTGAAAACAAAGACTACTTTGCAGTCAGCGAAGGCGTTGATGTTATCTACCTTGAAGGAAAAAATGAAAAAGGTAAAGAAGACCCACACGCTTGGCTTAACCTTGAAAATGGAATTATCTTTGCTAAAAATATCGCCAAACAATTGAGCGCTAAAGATCCTAACAACAAGGAATTCTATGAAAAAAATCTCAAAGAATATACTGATAAGTTAGACAAACTTGATAAAGAAAGTAAGGATAAATTTAATAACATCCCTGCTGAAAAGAAACTCATTGTAACCAGCGAAGGAGCATTCAAATACTTCTCTAAAGCCTATGGTGTCCCAAGTGCCTACATCTGGGAAATCAATACTGAAGAAGAAGGAACACCTGAACAAATCAAGACCTTGGTTGAAAAACTTCGCCAAACAAAAGTTCCATCACTCTTTGTAGAATCAAGTGTAGATGACCGTCCAATGAAGACTGTCTCACAAGATACAAATATCCCAATCTACGCACAAATCTTTACTGACTCTATCGCAGAACAAGGTAAAGAAGGCGACAGCTACTACAACATGATGAAATACAACCTTGACAAGATTGCTGAAGGATTGGCAAAATAA
- the tpx gene encoding thiol peroxidase, translating to MVTFLGNPVSFTGKQLQVGDKALDFSLTTTDLSKKSLADFDGKKKVLSVVPSIDTGICSTQTRRFNEELAGLDNTVVLTVSMDLPFAQKRWCGAEGIENAIMLSDYFDHSFGRDYALLINEWHLLARAVFILDTDNTIRYVEYVDNINSEPNFEAAIAAAKAL from the coding sequence ATGGTAACTTTTCTCGGAAATCCTGTGAGCTTTACAGGTAAACAACTACAAGTCGGCGACAAGGCACTTGATTTTTCACTCACTACAACAGACCTTTCTAAAAAATCTCTGGCTGATTTTGATGGTAAGAAAAAAGTCTTGAGTGTCGTGCCTTCTATCGATACAGGTATCTGCTCAACTCAAACGCGTCGCTTTAATGAAGAACTGGCTGGACTGGACAACACGGTCGTCTTGACTGTTTCTATGGACCTACCATTTGCCCAAAAACGTTGGTGTGGTGCTGAAGGTATTGAAAATGCCATCATGCTCTCAGACTATTTCGACCATTCCTTTGGACGTGATTATGCTCTCTTAATCAATGAGTGGCACCTATTGGCACGCGCAGTCTTTATCCTCGACACTGACAATACGATTCGCTACGTTGAATACGTGGATAATATCAACTCTGAACCAAACTTCGAAGCCGCAATTGCAGCTGCTAAAGCCCTATAG
- a CDS encoding metal ABC transporter ATP-binding protein, whose product MIRIENLSVSYKETLALKDISLVLQGPTITGIIGPNGAGKSTLLKGMLGIIPHQGQAFLDDKEVKKSLHRIAYVEQKINIDYNFPIKVKECVSLGLFPSIPLFRSLNAKHWKKVEEALEIVGLADYAERQISQLSGGQFQRVLIARCLVQEADYILLDEPFVGIDSVSEEIIMNTLRDLKKAGKTVLIVHHDLSKVSHYFDQVLLVNREVIAFGPTKETFTEANLKEAYGNRLFFNGGDL is encoded by the coding sequence ATGATACGTATCGAAAACCTCAGTGTCTCCTACAAAGAAACGTTGGCACTTAAGGATATTTCACTAGTGCTCCAAGGACCAACAATTACCGGAATCATTGGTCCAAACGGCGCCGGAAAATCAACATTATTAAAAGGTATGCTGGGAATTATCCCACATCAAGGTCAGGCATTTCTCGATGACAAGGAAGTTAAAAAATCCTTACACCGAATTGCCTATGTCGAACAAAAAATCAATATCGACTACAACTTTCCCATCAAGGTCAAGGAATGTGTCTCGCTAGGACTATTTCCTTCTATTCCTCTCTTTCGCAGTTTAAATGCTAAACATTGGAAAAAAGTAGAGGAAGCCCTTGAAATCGTCGGCCTAGCTGACTACGCTGAACGTCAAATCAGTCAACTGTCTGGAGGTCAATTCCAGCGGGTCTTGATTGCCAGATGTTTGGTGCAGGAAGCCGATTATATCCTCTTGGATGAACCCTTTGTTGGGATTGACTCTGTCAGTGAGGAAATCATCATGAATACGCTGAGAGATTTGAAAAAAGCTGGTAAGACGGTTCTCATCGTTCACCACGACCTCAGCAAGGTTTCCCACTACTTCGATCAAGTCTTACTTGTCAATCGAGAAGTGATTGCCTTTGGTCCAACCAAAGAAACCTTTACCGAAGCCAATCTCAAAGAAGCTTACGGTAATCGACTCTTTTTCAATGGAGGTGACCTATGA
- the pepO gene encoding endopeptidase PepO, whose amino-acid sequence MTRYQDDFYDAINGEWQQTAEIPADKSQTGGFVDLDQEIEELMLTTTDKWLAGQDVPEDAILANFVKYHRLVRDFDKREADGITPVLSLLKEFQELETFADFTAKLAEFELAGKPNFLPFGVSPDFMDARINVLWASAPSTILPDTTYYAEDHPQREELLTLWKESSANLLKAYDFSDEEIEDLLEKRLELDRRVAAVVLSNEESSEYAKLYHPYAYEDFKKFAPALPLDDFFQVVLGQVPDKVIVDEERFWQAADQFYSEEAWPILKATLILSVVNLSTSYLTEEIRVLSGAYSRALSGVPEAKDKVKAAYQLAQGPFKQALGLWYAHEKFSPEAKADVEKKVATMIDVYKERLAKNDWLTPETRDKAIVKLNVIKPYIGYPEELPERYKDKVVDENASLFDNALAFARVEIKHSWSKWNQPVDYKEWGMPAHMVNAYYNPQKNLIVFPAAILQAPFYDLHQSSSANYGGIGAVIAHEISHAFDTNGASFDENGSLKDWWTESDYAAFKEKTQKVIDQFDGQDSYGATINGKLTVSENVADLGGIAAALEAAKREPDFSAEEFFYNFGRIWRMKGRPEFMKLLASVDVHAPAKLRVNVQVPNFDDFFTTYDVKEGDGMWRSPEDRVIIW is encoded by the coding sequence ATGACACGTTATCAAGATGATTTTTATGATGCAATCAATGGAGAATGGCAACAGACAGCTGAAATCCCAGCAGATAAGTCTCAAACAGGAGGTTTTGTTGATTTAGATCAGGAAATTGAAGAACTTATGCTTACGACTACAGATAAGTGGTTGGCAGGTCAAGATGTTCCAGAGGATGCTATCTTGGCAAATTTTGTCAAATACCACCGCCTAGTTCGTGATTTTGACAAGAGAGAAGCTGACGGTATCACACCTGTTTTATCTCTTCTTAAAGAATTCCAAGAATTAGAGACTTTTGCAGATTTCACTGCTAAATTAGCAGAGTTTGAACTTGCTGGCAAACCAAACTTCCTTCCTTTTGGTGTATCACCAGACTTCATGGATGCCAGAATCAATGTTCTATGGGCCAGTGCTCCAAGCACTATCTTGCCAGATACAACCTACTATGCAGAAGACCATCCTCAACGCGAAGAGCTCTTGACTCTTTGGAAAGAAAGCAGTGCAAATCTTCTCAAGGCTTATGATTTCTCTGATGAAGAAATTGAAGATTTGTTAGAGAAGAGATTAGAACTAGACCGCCGAGTTGCGGCAGTGGTGCTTTCTAATGAAGAAAGTTCAGAATATGCTAAACTCTACCATCCATATGCTTACGAAGATTTCAAGAAATTTGCGCCTGCCCTACCTTTGGATGACTTCTTCCAAGTCGTTCTTGGACAAGTACCAGACAAGGTTATCGTAGACGAGGAACGTTTCTGGCAAGCAGCAGACCAATTCTATAGTGAAGAAGCATGGCCTATCCTCAAGGCAACCTTAATTTTAAGTGTTGTGAATCTCTCAACCAGCTATTTAACAGAAGAAATTCGTGTCTTGTCAGGTGCCTATAGCCGTGCGCTTTCAGGAGTTCCAGAAGCCAAAGACAAGGTCAAGGCAGCCTACCAGCTGGCACAAGGTCCTTTCAAGCAAGCTTTAGGCCTATGGTATGCCCACGAAAAATTCTCTCCAGAAGCTAAAGCAGATGTGGAGAAAAAAGTAGCGACTATGATTGATGTTTATAAGGAACGCTTGGCTAAGAATGACTGGCTGACTCCTGAAACTCGTGACAAGGCCATTGTCAAACTCAATGTTATCAAGCCTTACATCGGTTACCCAGAAGAATTGCCAGAACGCTACAAGGACAAGGTAGTGGATGAAAATGCTAGTCTTTTTGATAATGCTCTTGCCTTTGCGCGTGTGGAAATCAAGCACAGTTGGAGCAAGTGGAACCAGCCTGTAGACTACAAGGAATGGGGCATGCCTGCTCATATGGTCAATGCTTACTACAATCCACAGAAGAACCTGATCGTCTTCCCAGCAGCTATTTTACAAGCACCTTTCTATGACTTGCATCAGTCATCTTCTGCTAACTACGGGGGTATTGGGGCGGTTATTGCCCATGAAATTTCCCACGCCTTTGATACCAACGGAGCTTCCTTTGATGAAAATGGTAGCCTAAAGGATTGGTGGACAGAGAGCGACTATGCTGCCTTCAAGGAGAAAACACAAAAAGTCATTGACCAGTTTGATGGACAGGATTCTTATGGAGCAACCATCAACGGTAAATTGACTGTATCAGAAAACGTGGCTGACTTGGGAGGAATCGCTGCAGCGCTTGAAGCAGCTAAGAGAGAACCAGACTTCTCAGCAGAAGAATTCTTCTACAACTTCGGTCGTATCTGGCGCATGAAAGGTCGTCCAGAATTTATGAAACTTTTGGCTAGCGTCGATGTGCACGCACCAGCCAAACTCCGTGTCAATGTACAAGTACCAAACTTCGATGATTTCTTTACAACCTATGATGTCAAAGAAGGAGATGGTATGTGGCGTTCGCCAGAGGATCGCGTGATTATTTGGTAA